In Rhodamnia argentea isolate NSW1041297 chromosome 4, ASM2092103v1, whole genome shotgun sequence, the following proteins share a genomic window:
- the LOC115756785 gene encoding LOB domain-containing protein 4-like: MPAAAAAAKPDLRACAACRHQRRKCRPDCQWAEFFPAALPQTFANARALYGLRNMNELTRHLPPEPRRIAMETIIFESNMRAFDRVGGCYRVIRDLAAAVQLVECELRRAQQLLAMLRGSELGVGSNVENCNLGLPQRSSQDQEVSLRHYFIADDLGASTSSCRVDEPPGANPLPGHVCRSDQPLNFLDEQISSGTVPVMDGASSTYINQLELDPSSIASQLCPPGNKSLKTVECTNSWLLAGVYPRDQPSNFLKLKSLDKINRQSRPIVARDELDGR, translated from the exons AtgcctgccgccgccgccgccgccaagcCCGACTTGCGGGCTTGCGCCGCGTGCCGGCACCAGCGCCGGAAGTGCCGGCCTGATTGCCAGTGGGCCGAGTTCTTCCCCGCCGCCCTCCCACAGACCTTCGCCAACGCCCGCGCCCTCTATGGCCTCAGGAACATGAACGAGCTGACCAGGCACCTCCCGCCCGAACCTCGCAGGATCGCCATGGAGACCATCATCTTCGAGTCCAACATGAGGGCCTTCGACCGCGTGGGCGGGTGCTACCGCGTGATCCGCGACCTGGCCGCCGCTGTCCAGCTGGTCGAGTGTGAGCTCCGGCGTGCTCAGCAGCTGCTCGCTATGCTTCGCGGCTCGGAGCTCGGTGTCGGTAGCAATGTCGAGAATTGCAATCTGGGGTTGCCGCAAAGATCGAGTCAGGATCAAGAGGTTTCACTGCGCCATTATTTCATCGCGGACGATCTCGGAGCGTCGACTTCATCATGTCGAGTCGATGAACCGCCAGGCGCCAACCCGTTGCCCGGTCATGTTTGCCGAAGCGATCAGCCATTGAATTTTCTCGACGAACAAATAAGCAG CGGCACGGTCCCGGTAATGGATGGCGCGAGCTCGACGTACATCAATCAGTTAGAGCTTGATCCGAGTTCGATCGCGTCACAGTTGTGTCCCCCCGGTAACAAGTCTCTGAAGACAGTCGAATGCACGAACTCGTGGCTTCTCGCCGGCGTTTACCCGAGAGATCAGCCATCGAACTTCCTCAAACTCAAATCGCTCGACAAAATCAACAGGCAAAGTAG GCCTATTGTTGCAAGGGACGAGCTCGATGGACGATAA